The proteins below come from a single Agrococcus beijingensis genomic window:
- a CDS encoding maleylpyruvate isomerase family mycothiol-dependent enzyme has translation MSVHFGRAAFELVDLVDRVPRERLDRPGLGEWSLRELIGHTSRAISTVVDYLAQPEPAEVTVHSACEYLEVVLRQQGDDEAIELRGRAAAQQLGDDPATAIAELASAAVAAVDAVGLDRLIAVGLPAAGVAMRLEEYLRTRVFELTVHGVDIADAAGLDWTPPSGHLVDALHLAAVNASARERGLEALRYLTGRRPDAGLEGVMRAGR, from the coding sequence GTGTCCGTGCACTTCGGCAGAGCCGCCTTCGAGCTCGTCGACCTGGTCGACCGGGTGCCGCGCGAGCGGCTCGACCGGCCGGGCCTCGGCGAGTGGAGCCTGCGCGAGCTGATCGGCCACACCTCGCGCGCGATCAGCACGGTCGTCGACTACCTCGCGCAGCCGGAGCCGGCCGAGGTGACCGTGCACTCGGCCTGCGAGTACCTCGAGGTCGTGCTGCGGCAGCAGGGCGACGACGAGGCGATCGAGCTGCGTGGCCGAGCGGCGGCGCAGCAGCTCGGCGACGATCCGGCGACCGCCATCGCCGAGCTGGCGTCTGCCGCGGTCGCGGCGGTCGACGCGGTGGGCCTCGACCGCCTGATCGCCGTCGGCCTGCCCGCCGCCGGCGTCGCCATGCGGCTCGAGGAGTACCTGCGCACGCGGGTGTTCGAGCTCACCGTGCACGGCGTCGACATCGCCGATGCCGCGGGGCTCGACTGGACGCCGCCGAGTGGGCACCTGGTCGACGCCCTGCACCTGGCCGCGGTCAACGCATCCGCCCGTGAACGGGGCCTGGAGGCGCTGCGCTACCTCACCGGCAGGCGTCCGGATGCGGGGCTCGAGGGCGTCATGCGCGCCGGTCGTTGA
- the gdhA gene encoding NADP-specific glutamate dehydrogenase, whose protein sequence is MTQLHPHLAPVFDDVLKRNPGEAEFHQAVFEVLESLGPVVAKRPDYVDAQILSRIVEPERQIIFRVPWIDDRGTVQINRGFRVQFNSALGPYKGGLRFHPSVYLGIIKFLGFEQIFKNSLTGLPIGGGKGGSDFDPKGKSDIEIMRFCQSFMTELHRHIGQYTDVPAGDIGVGGRELGFMFGQYKRLTNAYESGVLTGKGVTWGGSQVRKEATGYGTIYFLEQVLLAKGETFEGKRVVVSGSGNVAIYAIEKVQQLGGIVVAASDSSGYIVDEDGIDLELLKEIKEVRRGRIAEYVEHRPKASFSSNGSTIWSVPCDIAVPCATQNELDEADAQTLVRNGCIAVGEGANMPTTQGAARVFASAGVAFAPGKAVNAGGVATSALEMQQNASRDSWTFEHTDARLHEIMKGIHDRCWETADEYGRPGDYVAGANIAGFNRVADAMLALGVI, encoded by the coding sequence GTGACCCAGCTCCACCCCCACCTCGCCCCCGTCTTCGACGACGTGCTGAAGCGCAACCCCGGGGAGGCGGAGTTCCACCAGGCAGTGTTCGAGGTGCTCGAGAGCCTCGGGCCGGTGGTGGCGAAGCGGCCCGACTACGTCGACGCACAGATCCTCAGCCGCATCGTCGAGCCCGAGCGGCAGATCATCTTCCGGGTGCCGTGGATCGACGACCGGGGCACGGTGCAGATCAACCGCGGCTTCCGCGTGCAGTTCAACTCTGCGCTCGGCCCGTACAAGGGCGGCCTGCGGTTCCACCCGAGCGTCTACCTCGGCATCATCAAGTTCCTCGGCTTCGAGCAGATCTTCAAGAACTCCCTCACCGGGCTGCCCATCGGCGGCGGCAAGGGCGGCAGCGACTTCGACCCCAAGGGCAAGTCCGACATCGAGATCATGCGCTTCTGCCAGTCGTTCATGACCGAGCTGCACCGCCACATCGGGCAGTACACCGACGTGCCCGCGGGCGACATCGGCGTCGGCGGCCGCGAGCTGGGCTTCATGTTCGGCCAGTACAAGCGGCTGACGAACGCGTACGAGTCGGGCGTGCTCACCGGCAAGGGCGTCACCTGGGGCGGCTCGCAGGTGCGCAAGGAGGCCACCGGCTACGGCACGATCTACTTCCTCGAGCAGGTGCTGCTCGCCAAGGGCGAGACCTTCGAGGGCAAGAGGGTCGTGGTCTCCGGCTCCGGCAACGTGGCGATCTACGCGATCGAGAAGGTGCAGCAGCTCGGCGGCATCGTCGTCGCCGCCTCCGACTCGTCGGGCTACATCGTCGACGAGGACGGCATCGACCTCGAGCTGCTCAAGGAGATCAAGGAGGTGCGGCGCGGCCGCATCGCGGAGTACGTCGAGCACCGCCCCAAGGCCTCGTTCTCGTCGAACGGCAGCACCATCTGGTCGGTGCCGTGCGACATCGCCGTGCCCTGCGCGACCCAGAACGAGCTCGACGAGGCCGACGCCCAGACGCTGGTGCGCAACGGCTGCATCGCGGTCGGCGAGGGCGCCAACATGCCGACCACGCAGGGCGCAGCGCGCGTGTTCGCCAGCGCCGGCGTCGCCTTCGCGCCCGGCAAGGCCGTCAACGCCGGCGGCGTCGCCACCAGCGCGCTCGAGATGCAGCAGAACGCCTCGCGCGACTCGTGGACCTTCGAGCACACCGACGCCCGCCTGCACGAGATCATGAAGGGCATCCACGACCGCTGCTGGGAGACCGCCGACGAGTACGGGCGCCCCGGCGACTACGTGGCCGGCGCCAACATCGCGGGCTTCAACCGCGTGGCCGACGCCATGCTGGCACTGGGCGTCATTTGA
- a CDS encoding glycosyltransferase family 87 protein — MMQAQSAAFDAHVRRRAQRAHVADRMLTKRWMVRSFLLLHGAALVVLLPEIIAGGTIGDLPLYREWAMDAFEGGTIIGLEADWVYPLLAWLPIGAANLLGAPLYQLLWFAMTAGLNWWALLVVSDGGRSRNGMLAGYTAMFGFLLLSPVALLRLEGITGPLVVIALVWLAKRPLVSGALLAIATWIKVWPALVIGAIVAVRRERWLVVAAGFAVTAATAAISVASGGLSHLFSFLSTQGDRALQLEAPIATPWVWLASVDAFGSRVYQNYALATREVVGPLDDFAIVLSTPLLVAAVAAIAGLILWARRRGASDHDLLLVGAFALVAASIVFNKVGSPQYLLWLLPVVVVAMRTPTPWWRRMTGALLVTSLLTTLIFPIFYMPLVRLEFLPVLLLTVRNAMLVLLLGAAVVQLVRLGRRGMPVVVEAVPTTTRPMSIV, encoded by the coding sequence ATGATGCAGGCACAGTCGGCCGCGTTCGACGCCCACGTGCGTCGCCGTGCGCAGCGCGCGCACGTCGCCGACCGCATGCTCACCAAGCGCTGGATGGTTCGCAGCTTCCTGCTGCTGCACGGCGCCGCGCTGGTGGTGCTGCTGCCCGAGATCATCGCGGGCGGCACGATCGGCGACCTGCCGCTCTACCGCGAATGGGCGATGGATGCGTTCGAGGGCGGCACGATCATCGGCCTCGAGGCCGACTGGGTCTACCCGCTGCTCGCGTGGCTGCCGATCGGCGCCGCGAACCTGCTCGGCGCTCCGCTCTACCAGCTGCTGTGGTTCGCCATGACCGCCGGTCTCAACTGGTGGGCCCTCTTGGTCGTCAGTGACGGCGGCCGCAGCCGCAACGGCATGCTCGCCGGATACACCGCCATGTTCGGGTTCCTGCTGCTCAGCCCGGTGGCGCTGCTGCGCCTGGAGGGCATCACCGGACCGCTCGTCGTCATCGCGCTCGTGTGGCTCGCCAAGCGCCCGCTCGTCTCGGGCGCCCTGCTGGCGATCGCCACCTGGATCAAGGTGTGGCCGGCGCTCGTCATCGGGGCGATCGTGGCGGTGCGCCGCGAGCGCTGGCTGGTGGTCGCCGCCGGCTTCGCCGTCACCGCCGCCACCGCCGCGATCAGCGTCGCATCGGGCGGGCTGTCGCACCTGTTCAGCTTCCTGAGCACCCAGGGCGACCGGGCGCTGCAGCTCGAGGCGCCCATCGCGACGCCGTGGGTGTGGCTGGCCTCGGTCGACGCCTTCGGCTCCCGCGTCTACCAGAACTACGCCCTCGCGACCCGCGAGGTGGTCGGCCCGCTCGACGACTTCGCCATCGTGCTGTCGACGCCGCTGCTCGTCGCGGCGGTCGCCGCGATCGCCGGGCTCATCCTGTGGGCGCGGCGCCGAGGCGCCTCCGACCACGACCTGCTGCTCGTCGGCGCGTTCGCGCTCGTGGCCGCATCGATCGTCTTCAACAAGGTCGGCTCGCCGCAGTACCTGCTGTGGCTGCTGCCGGTGGTCGTGGTGGCGATGCGCACGCCGACGCCGTGGTGGCGCAGGATGACGGGCGCCCTGCTCGTGACGTCGCTGCTGACGACGCTGATCTTCCCGATCTTCTACATGCCGCTCGTGCGCCTCGAGTTCCTCCCGGTGCTGCTGCTGACGGTGCGCAACGCGATGCTCGTGCTGCTGCTGGGTGCTGCCGTCGTGCAGCTCGTGCGCCTGGGGCGCCGCGGGATGCCCGTCGTCGTCGAGGCCGTGCCGACCACGACGCGCCCGATGTCGATCGTCTGA
- a CDS encoding DUF899 family protein: MIEFDETTPAPAVVDRDTWQAERLRLLDREKAHTREGDAIAAARRRLPMTEVPDVELLGEQGATSLLDAFDGRSQLIVYKHMWHLGQPIEGQCEGCTATIWDFHDPSYLHARGVSFAVLSRGPWRELAPFRAFMGYTHPWFSVQHVDDPLLGPDIEGAFVSLLRRGDRVFATNWITGRGTELAMTSLSLLDMTAYGRQEAWEDSPAGWPQEPTFTGWARDGRPVPQWSRPGATPVDASAHHH, translated from the coding sequence ATGATCGAATTCGACGAGACGACCCCGGCGCCCGCGGTCGTCGACCGCGACACCTGGCAGGCGGAGCGGCTGCGCCTGCTCGACCGCGAGAAGGCGCACACCCGCGAAGGCGACGCCATCGCCGCAGCCCGACGGCGGCTGCCCATGACCGAGGTGCCCGACGTCGAGCTGCTCGGCGAGCAGGGGGCGACCTCGCTGCTCGACGCCTTCGACGGCCGGTCGCAGCTGATCGTCTACAAGCACATGTGGCACCTCGGCCAGCCGATCGAGGGGCAGTGCGAGGGCTGCACCGCGACCATCTGGGACTTCCACGATCCGTCGTACCTGCACGCGCGCGGCGTCTCGTTCGCCGTGCTCAGCCGTGGACCGTGGCGCGAGCTCGCGCCGTTCCGCGCCTTCATGGGCTACACGCATCCGTGGTTCTCGGTGCAGCACGTCGACGACCCGCTGCTCGGGCCCGACATCGAGGGCGCGTTCGTGTCGCTGCTGCGGCGCGGCGACCGCGTGTTCGCGACGAACTGGATCACCGGCCGCGGCACCGAGCTGGCGATGACGTCGCTGAGCCTGCTCGACATGACGGCCTACGGCCGCCAGGAGGCATGGGAGGACTCCCCCGCCGGCTGGCCGCAGGAGCCCACCTTCACCGGCTGGGCGCGCGACGGCCGACCCGTGCCCCAGTGGAGCCGTCCGGGCGCGACGCCCGTGGACGCATCCGCCCACCACCACTGA
- a CDS encoding adenylosuccinate synthase: protein MPGIVIVGAQWGDEGKGKATDLLGRRTDYVVKFNGGNNAGHTVVVGNEKYALHLLPSGILTEGVTPVIGNGVVIDLEVLFDELEALSARGVDVSKLRISANAHVITDYHRTLDKVAERFLGKRSIGTTGRGIGPTYADKINRVGIRVQDLFDESILRQKIEGALDAKNHLLTKVYNRRAVSVDEIFDDLTSYVERIRPMVGDTSLELAEALDAGKTVVFEAGQATMLDIDHGTYPFVTSSTATSAGAAAGSGVAPNRLDRVIGIVKAYTTRVGAGPFPTELFDEWGELLRANGFEFGTTTGRPRRCGWNDTVITRYSSRINGLTDIVLTKLDVLTGIEQIPVCVAYDVDGVRHDEMPVSQTDFHHAKPIYETLPGWTEDISGCRTFDELPANAQAYVRFLEERSGSRISAIGVGADREAIIQVHDLID from the coding sequence ATGCCAGGAATCGTCATCGTCGGCGCCCAGTGGGGCGACGAGGGCAAGGGGAAGGCCACCGACCTCCTCGGCAGGCGCACCGACTACGTGGTGAAGTTCAACGGCGGCAACAACGCCGGTCACACCGTCGTCGTCGGCAACGAGAAGTACGCGCTGCACCTGCTGCCGTCGGGCATCCTCACGGAGGGCGTCACGCCCGTCATCGGCAACGGCGTGGTCATTGACCTCGAGGTGCTCTTCGACGAGCTCGAGGCGCTCTCGGCTCGCGGGGTCGACGTGTCGAAGCTGCGCATCTCGGCCAACGCGCACGTCATCACCGACTACCACCGCACGCTCGACAAGGTCGCCGAGCGCTTCCTCGGCAAGCGGTCGATCGGCACCACCGGGCGCGGCATCGGCCCGACCTACGCCGACAAGATCAACCGCGTCGGCATCCGCGTGCAGGATCTGTTCGACGAGTCGATCCTGCGCCAGAAGATCGAGGGCGCGCTCGACGCGAAGAACCACCTGCTCACCAAGGTCTACAACCGTCGCGCGGTCTCGGTCGACGAGATCTTCGACGACCTGACCTCCTACGTCGAGCGCATCCGCCCGATGGTCGGCGACACGAGCCTCGAGCTCGCCGAGGCGCTCGACGCGGGCAAGACGGTCGTCTTCGAGGCGGGCCAGGCGACGATGCTCGACATCGATCACGGCACCTATCCGTTCGTCACCTCCTCGACCGCGACGTCGGCCGGCGCTGCGGCGGGGTCGGGCGTCGCCCCGAACCGGCTCGACCGCGTCATCGGCATCGTCAAGGCCTACACGACGCGCGTCGGCGCGGGCCCGTTCCCGACCGAGCTGTTCGACGAGTGGGGCGAGCTGCTGCGCGCCAACGGCTTCGAGTTCGGCACCACCACGGGGCGCCCGCGCCGCTGCGGCTGGAACGACACGGTCATCACCCGCTACTCCTCGCGCATCAACGGCCTCACCGACATCGTGCTGACCAAGCTCGACGTGCTCACCGGCATCGAGCAGATCCCGGTCTGCGTCGCCTACGACGTCGACGGCGTGCGCCACGACGAGATGCCGGTGTCGCAGACCGACTTCCACCACGCCAAGCCCATCTACGAGACGCTCCCCGGCTGGACCGAGGACATCTCGGGCTGCCGCACCTTCGACGAGCTGCCCGCCAACGCGCAGGCCTACGTGCGCTTCCTCGAGGAGCGCTCGGGCTCGCGCATCTCGGCCATCGGCGTCGGCGCCGACCGCGAGGCGATCATCCAGGTGCACGACCTGATCGACTGA
- a CDS encoding sugar kinase produces the protein MSVVTIGESLGLLVAGRLGRLELAPSMDLHFGGAESNVAIGLARLGVPVTWMGRLGDDALGRLIERGLRAEGVMPSVTRDDQAPTALMLKERPAPGASAVSYYRAGSAGSRLAPEHLDLASIRGASLLHLTGISAAISASSRAAIDAAVDAAHEAGVLVSFDVNHRSRLWGAQEARTAYRAIASRADVVFAGDDEAALLTGEHEPDTQAAAIRALGPTEVVIKRGADGAIGLADGERVEQAAFPVTAIDSVGAGDAFVAGYLAELLAGTGLAGRLRTAAACGALACTAPGDWEAAPDRAAIARMMRGGDPVQR, from the coding sequence GTGAGCGTCGTCACGATCGGCGAGTCGCTCGGGCTGCTCGTCGCCGGCCGGCTCGGCCGGCTCGAGCTCGCGCCGAGCATGGATCTGCACTTCGGCGGCGCCGAGAGCAACGTGGCCATCGGGCTCGCGCGCCTGGGCGTGCCCGTCACCTGGATGGGGAGGCTCGGCGACGACGCGCTCGGCCGCCTGATCGAGCGTGGGCTGCGGGCAGAGGGCGTCATGCCCAGCGTCACGCGCGACGATCAGGCGCCGACAGCGCTCATGCTGAAGGAGCGCCCGGCGCCCGGCGCGAGCGCGGTCAGCTACTACCGGGCCGGCAGCGCGGGGTCGCGGCTGGCGCCCGAGCACCTCGACCTCGCCAGCATCCGCGGGGCGAGCCTGCTGCACCTGACGGGCATCAGTGCCGCCATCAGCGCCTCCTCGCGCGCCGCGATCGACGCCGCCGTCGATGCCGCTCACGAGGCGGGCGTGCTCGTCTCCTTCGACGTCAACCATCGCTCACGGCTCTGGGGTGCCCAGGAGGCCCGAACGGCATACCGCGCGATCGCGAGCCGGGCCGACGTGGTGTTCGCCGGTGACGACGAGGCGGCGCTGCTCACCGGCGAGCACGAGCCCGACACGCAGGCCGCCGCGATCCGTGCGCTCGGGCCGACCGAGGTCGTGATCAAGCGCGGTGCCGACGGCGCGATCGGGCTGGCCGACGGCGAGCGCGTCGAGCAGGCGGCGTTCCCGGTCACGGCGATCGACTCGGTGGGCGCGGGTGACGCGTTCGTGGCCGGCTACCTCGCCGAGCTGCTCGCCGGCACCGGGCTCGCCGGTCGCCTGCGCACTGCGGCCGCCTGCGGCGCGCTCGCCTGCACCGCGCCCGGCGACTGGGAGGCCGCGCCGGACCGCGCCGCCATCGCGCGGATGATGCGCGGCGGCGATCCGGTGCAGCGCTGA
- the eda gene encoding bifunctional 4-hydroxy-2-oxoglutarate aldolase/2-dehydro-3-deoxy-phosphogluconate aldolase, which yields MTQLELSGVVPLATVDDEAAAHTIADGLVAGGLPVLEVALRNDYGLDAIARIAARGDVAVGAGTVLTPEQLQRSIDAGARFIVAPGLDEEVVEAALAAGVPVLPGVQTASDVQRGLRLGLDRLKLFPASVAGGLDALGAFAPVFPTVRFMPSGGVKPANLADYLAHPAVFAASGSWIASAERVAAGAEAIAEAAREAVAIAEAAE from the coding sequence GTGACACAGCTCGAGCTCTCCGGCGTCGTCCCGCTCGCGACCGTGGATGACGAAGCGGCCGCGCACACGATCGCCGACGGCCTCGTCGCGGGCGGCCTGCCCGTGCTCGAGGTGGCGCTGCGCAACGACTACGGCCTCGACGCGATCGCGCGGATCGCCGCGCGGGGCGACGTCGCGGTGGGCGCCGGCACCGTGCTGACGCCCGAGCAGCTGCAGCGCTCGATCGACGCCGGCGCGCGCTTCATCGTCGCGCCCGGCCTCGACGAGGAGGTCGTCGAGGCCGCCCTCGCGGCGGGCGTGCCCGTGCTGCCCGGTGTGCAGACCGCGAGCGACGTGCAGCGCGGTCTGCGGCTCGGGCTCGACCGGCTCAAGCTCTTCCCCGCCTCGGTCGCGGGCGGGCTCGATGCGCTCGGCGCCTTCGCTCCCGTCTTCCCGACCGTGCGCTTCATGCCCTCCGGGGGCGTGAAGCCCGCCAACCTCGCCGACTACCTGGCGCATCCGGCCGTCTTCGCCGCCAGCGGCTCGTGGATCGCCTCTGCCGAGCGCGTGGCAGCGGGAGCGGAGGCGATCGCCGAGGCCGCCCGAGAGGCCGTCGCGATCGCCGAGGCCGCGGAGTGA
- a CDS encoding SDR family oxidoreductase, with amino-acid sequence MIAAFDLTGRTAVVTGARRGIGFAMAEGLAAAGADIIAASASQEADGGAIGARVRELGRAFEGHAVDFADRDAVLAFATLVRDRADILVNNAGTIRRAPAAEHPIEWWDEVLDVNLRSQFVLTQAIGAGMLERGGGRVIFTASLLSFQGGINVPGYTAAKSGIAGLVKALSNEWSGRGVTVNAIAPGYIATDNTAALRDDQERSSAILERIPAGRWGSPEDLQGATVFLASPAAAYVTGVTLPVDGGWMGR; translated from the coding sequence ATGATCGCCGCCTTCGACCTCACCGGCCGAACGGCCGTCGTCACCGGCGCCCGCCGCGGCATCGGCTTCGCGATGGCCGAGGGCCTCGCCGCAGCCGGCGCCGACATCATCGCGGCATCGGCGAGCCAGGAGGCCGATGGTGGCGCGATCGGCGCGCGCGTGCGCGAGCTCGGTCGCGCCTTCGAGGGCCACGCCGTCGACTTCGCCGACCGCGACGCAGTGCTCGCCTTCGCCACGCTCGTGCGCGACCGTGCCGACATCCTCGTGAACAACGCAGGCACCATCCGCCGGGCACCCGCCGCAGAGCATCCGATCGAATGGTGGGACGAGGTGCTCGACGTCAACCTGCGCAGCCAGTTCGTGCTCACGCAGGCCATCGGCGCGGGCATGCTCGAGCGCGGCGGCGGTCGAGTCATCTTCACCGCGAGCCTGCTGAGCTTCCAGGGCGGCATCAACGTGCCCGGGTACACGGCGGCCAAGTCGGGCATCGCCGGTCTCGTCAAGGCGCTCAGCAACGAGTGGTCGGGTCGCGGTGTCACCGTCAACGCCATCGCGCCCGGCTACATCGCCACCGACAACACCGCCGCCCTGCGCGACGACCAGGAGCGCTCCTCCGCCATCCTCGAGCGGATCCCCGCGGGTCGCTGGGGCAGCCCGGAGGATCTGCAGGGCGCGACGGTCTTCCTCGCGAGCCCCGCGGCGGCGTACGTCACCGGCGTGACGCTGCCGGTCGACGGTGGTTGGATGGGCCGGTGA
- a CDS encoding zinc-dependent alcohol dehydrogenase, with protein sequence MRAARYTGGGQIVVGEAEPRMPAADEVTIRVAYNGICGTDLHIVQGHMDARVATPAVIGHEMSGVVEAVGGDVDALAIGQSVTVMPLRWCGECASCRAGHQHICQRLDFVGIDSPGALQELWTVPAAIVVPVPETVSLRHAALVEPLAVAVHDVRRSRLTAGETAVVIGGGPIGQLIAIVARAAGATVILAEPDAERRAFAAAQGAEAVDPHADDLAAIVEERTGGAGADVVFEVAGTRGTALDATRHARTRGRVVFVAIHPEPVPVDLHRVFWRELEILGARVYEREDFERAIALLADGAVPAESLITRVVQLDDTGAAFDALLAAAAMKILVDVQGADR encoded by the coding sequence TTGCGAGCAGCGAGATACACCGGCGGCGGTCAGATCGTCGTCGGCGAGGCCGAACCCCGCATGCCCGCGGCCGACGAGGTGACCATCCGCGTCGCCTACAACGGCATCTGCGGCACCGATCTGCACATCGTGCAGGGCCACATGGACGCGCGGGTCGCCACCCCCGCCGTCATCGGCCACGAGATGAGCGGGGTCGTCGAGGCGGTCGGCGGCGACGTGGACGCGCTCGCCATCGGCCAGAGCGTCACGGTCATGCCGTTGCGGTGGTGCGGCGAGTGCGCCTCGTGCCGCGCAGGACATCAGCACATCTGCCAGCGCCTCGACTTCGTGGGCATCGACTCGCCCGGTGCGCTGCAGGAGCTCTGGACGGTACCGGCCGCGATCGTCGTGCCGGTGCCCGAGACCGTGTCGCTCCGGCACGCCGCGCTGGTCGAGCCGCTCGCGGTCGCCGTGCACGACGTGCGGCGCTCGCGGCTGACGGCGGGGGAGACCGCCGTCGTCATCGGCGGCGGCCCCATCGGCCAGCTCATCGCCATCGTCGCGCGCGCAGCCGGCGCGACGGTGATCCTCGCCGAACCCGACGCCGAGCGCCGTGCCTTCGCCGCCGCGCAGGGCGCCGAGGCAGTCGACCCACATGCCGACGACCTCGCTGCGATCGTCGAGGAGCGCACCGGCGGCGCCGGTGCCGACGTGGTCTTCGAGGTCGCGGGCACGAGGGGCACGGCGCTCGACGCCACCCGCCACGCCCGCACGCGCGGCAGGGTCGTGTTCGTCGCGATCCACCCGGAGCCCGTGCCGGTCGACCTGCACCGCGTCTTCTGGCGCGAGCTCGAGATCCTCGGCGCCCGCGTCTACGAGCGCGAGGACTTCGAGCGCGCGATCGCGCTGCTCGCCGACGGCGCGGTGCCCGCCGAGTCGCTCATCACCCGAGTCGTGCAGCTCGACGACACCGGGGCCGCCTTCGACGCGCTGCTCGCGGCCGCAGCGATGAAGATCCTCGTCGACGTGCAGGGAGCAGACCGATGA
- a CDS encoding TRAP transporter substrate-binding protein produces the protein MQGRRTLSALGAAAVMTIGLASCSAASGGDGEPPATTFRVAFNQDIDHPQAQALVQLSEELEARTGGQYSLELYTDETLGDQAATIEQVQSGTIDFAMVAGSLLENFDSDFSVVNLPYLYESPEHQMSVLNDREIVGELYDAVLEDNIQVLAAYHGGVRNVYSGAGPVETPADLAGQKIRVIGSDTNVRMMELMGGVGTPMAQGEVYTAIQSGVLDGAENNPLIYSSLSHDEIAPYYSLTQHLMMPDYLIGSPAVWDALDEETKGVFQELLSASVDAELEAFSTAVEEATAAAEEAGATVNEVDVEAFREAVQPLHDERITTDVTRSVYEAIQAARG, from the coding sequence ATGCAGGGACGACGAACGCTGAGCGCGCTGGGCGCCGCAGCCGTCATGACGATCGGTCTGGCGTCATGCTCGGCCGCATCCGGAGGCGATGGAGAGCCGCCCGCGACGACCTTCCGGGTCGCCTTCAACCAGGACATCGACCACCCGCAGGCGCAGGCCCTCGTGCAGCTCTCGGAGGAGCTCGAGGCGCGCACCGGTGGCCAGTACTCCCTCGAGCTCTACACCGACGAGACGCTGGGCGACCAGGCTGCCACCATCGAGCAGGTGCAGTCCGGCACGATCGACTTCGCGATGGTCGCGGGCAGCCTGCTCGAGAACTTCGACTCCGACTTCTCGGTCGTGAACCTGCCCTACCTGTACGAGTCGCCCGAGCACCAGATGAGCGTGCTCAACGACCGGGAGATCGTCGGCGAGCTGTACGACGCGGTGCTGGAGGACAACATCCAGGTGCTCGCGGCCTACCACGGCGGCGTGCGCAACGTGTACTCGGGCGCCGGCCCGGTCGAGACCCCGGCCGACCTCGCGGGCCAGAAGATCCGCGTGATCGGCTCTGACACGAACGTGCGGATGATGGAGCTCATGGGCGGCGTCGGCACGCCGATGGCGCAGGGCGAGGTCTACACGGCCATCCAGTCGGGCGTCCTCGACGGCGCGGAGAACAACCCGCTCATCTACTCGAGCCTCTCGCACGACGAGATCGCCCCGTACTACTCGCTCACGCAGCACCTGATGATGCCCGACTACCTCATCGGCAGCCCCGCGGTGTGGGACGCGCTCGACGAGGAGACGAAGGGCGTCTTCCAGGAGCTGCTCAGCGCTTCCGTCGACGCCGAGCTCGAGGCGTTCTCGACCGCCGTCGAGGAGGCGACCGCGGCTGCCGAGGAGGCGGGCGCGACGGTCAACGAGGTCGACGTCGAGGCGTTCCGCGAGGCCGTGCAGCCGCTGCACGACGAGCGCATCACGACCGACGTCACCCGCTCGGTCTACGAGGCCATCCAGGCAGCGCGCGGCTGA
- a CDS encoding TRAP transporter small permease has product MAIRKVMTTARTWLDNSLRTLCVALFALLVALVAWQVFTRLILGQPSAWSEEAARHTFVWVSLIGIAIAVGEKADVIMDFLVERLPRSLQRVADLLAYLATLSFVLYVMVFGGLQQSILAWSQKNPLLPLTQGQLYLALPISGALLTIYLIIHIVTTFSSRYAGHVGSPDEDLEAASL; this is encoded by the coding sequence ATGGCCATCCGGAAGGTCATGACGACGGCCAGGACCTGGCTCGACAACTCCCTGCGCACCCTGTGCGTCGCGCTCTTCGCGCTGCTCGTGGCGCTCGTCGCCTGGCAGGTGTTCACCCGTCTCATCCTCGGCCAGCCGAGCGCGTGGTCGGAGGAGGCGGCACGCCACACGTTCGTGTGGGTCAGCCTCATCGGCATCGCGATCGCAGTGGGCGAGAAGGCGGACGTCATCATGGACTTCCTCGTCGAGCGCCTCCCGCGCTCCCTGCAGCGGGTCGCCGACCTCCTCGCCTACCTCGCGACGCTCTCGTTCGTGCTGTACGTGATGGTGTTCGGCGGCCTGCAGCAGTCGATCCTGGCCTGGAGCCAGAAGAACCCGCTGCTGCCGCTCACGCAGGGCCAGCTCTACCTCGCGCTGCCCATCTCGGGCGCGCTCCTCACGATCTACCTGATCATCCACATCGTCACGACGTTCTCGAGCCGCTACGCCGGCCACGTGGGCTCGCCGGACGAGGACCTCGAGGCGGCATCGCTGTGA